The following coding sequences are from one Kallotenue papyrolyticum window:
- a CDS encoding class I SAM-dependent methyltransferase: protein MAGYVTLSGWRCLRYEVALNGWKILKHTINDFSLWRLIEYPWVTRHLKLRRGDTVLDLGTGTSSYPHMLAREGVNVVVLELDRERVRWQQRKWQATARPGDARVLAVVADATALPIRDGAGRRISAISSLEHIPDDQAVGREIGRVLADDGVAVITLPYTRSERTHFFKGIKPFRRVARNAFVQEGKPGSFFRFYTDQDIQTTYVAPARAEVTAWRGFGRRILNGWYHETRRNRYWRRWVVKDWLLATLVHPLEEWLDRSDPLYVMFRLERRAGR from the coding sequence ATGGCTGGCTATGTCACACTGTCCGGCTGGCGCTGCCTGCGCTACGAGGTGGCGCTCAACGGCTGGAAGATCCTGAAGCATACGATCAACGATTTCAGCCTATGGCGGCTGATCGAATATCCCTGGGTTACGCGCCATCTCAAGCTACGGCGCGGGGATACCGTGCTGGATCTGGGCACGGGCACCTCGTCCTATCCGCACATGCTGGCGCGCGAGGGCGTCAACGTGGTGGTGCTGGAGCTGGATCGTGAGCGCGTGCGCTGGCAGCAGCGCAAGTGGCAGGCGACCGCACGGCCGGGCGATGCGCGTGTCTTGGCGGTAGTCGCCGACGCGACCGCGCTGCCAATCCGCGATGGGGCAGGCCGGCGCATCAGCGCGATCTCCTCGCTGGAGCACATCCCCGACGATCAGGCGGTCGGGCGCGAGATTGGCCGGGTGCTGGCCGATGACGGCGTGGCGGTGATCACGCTGCCCTACACGCGCAGCGAACGGACGCATTTCTTCAAAGGCATCAAGCCCTTCCGGCGCGTGGCGCGCAACGCGTTTGTGCAGGAGGGCAAGCCCGGCTCATTCTTCCGCTTCTACACCGATCAGGATATTCAGACGACCTATGTCGCGCCGGCGCGCGCCGAGGTGACCGCCTGGCGCGGCTTTGGACGGCGCATCCTCAACGGCTGGTACCATGAAACGCGGCGCAACCGCTACTGGCGGCGCTGGGTGGTAAAAGACTGGCTGCTGGCGACGCTGGTGCATCCGCTGGAGGAGTGGCTCGACCGCAGCGATCCGCTGTATGTGATGTTCCGCCTGGAACGGCGCGCTGGCCGGTAG
- a CDS encoding lipopolysaccharide biosynthesis protein codes for MAVSSTQPSLSERVAGAIFWNTIAFPVKAAIKFVAGLVLLWALVPESYGLFQGAVGSLVAAIWTVTGLGISASILKFVPEVMARQGRSGVARFLRQLFALRLGLLLAAVVLLNLFSAEVLRWLQARATGEYARLLHEAGLFLLRTASAIVLLRAATDTCARTLVAYFRQKTTNSLEIVSALVQPLLIIVLVPAWGLNLGIRGAALAILLGALVDLLLAMLALRYALGQLPPEARQRRPIPRLWRRFSASAVMNYLMDQSVFITSPDFVALILLAVAQPVVLANIEAGWNQVLVLLTYLVMPLNGIYVPMFSEIFARGEHDKLPTAYGTLTRILMLATIPAGIGFITIAPQVFTLLHLADKYPAAPRVAQVVALFLFAEAITVVPHVMLMVYERYRVVALSRLLAVASAPLIALAALSGSPVLTALILGLARFVSRAVLTPYVCRRFRVRFPWRFALRLLAPSLAFMLALSLLQGWLPVLATQPLWRNLLHLALLVLAGVLIFAVGFKALGGLEHEDRARLASMRLPLRGLLLKYL; via the coding sequence ATGGCCGTATCTTCCACCCAACCATCGCTGAGCGAGCGCGTCGCCGGCGCGATCTTCTGGAATACGATCGCCTTTCCGGTCAAGGCCGCGATCAAGTTCGTCGCCGGGTTGGTCCTGCTCTGGGCGCTGGTGCCCGAATCCTACGGTTTGTTTCAGGGCGCGGTTGGCTCGCTGGTAGCCGCGATCTGGACTGTGACCGGCCTGGGCATCAGCGCCTCGATCCTGAAGTTCGTGCCGGAGGTGATGGCGCGCCAGGGACGCAGCGGCGTGGCGCGCTTTCTGCGCCAGTTGTTCGCGCTGCGGCTCGGCCTGTTGCTGGCGGCGGTGGTGCTGCTCAACCTGTTCAGCGCCGAGGTGTTGCGCTGGTTGCAGGCCCGCGCGACGGGCGAGTATGCGCGGCTGCTGCACGAAGCGGGCCTGTTTCTGCTGCGCACCGCCAGCGCGATCGTGCTGCTGCGCGCGGCCACCGACACCTGCGCCCGCACGCTGGTGGCCTATTTCCGCCAGAAGACCACCAACTCGCTGGAGATCGTCTCGGCGCTGGTGCAGCCGCTCCTGATCATTGTGCTGGTGCCGGCTTGGGGGCTCAATCTCGGCATCCGTGGCGCGGCGCTGGCGATCCTGCTCGGCGCGCTGGTCGATCTGCTGCTGGCCATGCTGGCGCTCCGCTACGCGCTCGGGCAACTACCGCCGGAGGCGCGCCAGCGCCGGCCAATCCCACGGCTCTGGCGGCGCTTCAGCGCCAGCGCGGTGATGAACTACCTGATGGATCAGAGCGTGTTCATCACCTCGCCCGACTTTGTGGCGCTGATCCTGTTGGCGGTGGCACAGCCGGTGGTGCTGGCCAACATCGAGGCCGGCTGGAACCAGGTGCTGGTGCTGCTGACCTACCTGGTCATGCCGCTGAACGGCATCTACGTGCCGATGTTCAGCGAGATCTTTGCGCGTGGCGAGCACGACAAGCTGCCGACCGCCTACGGGACGCTGACGCGCATCCTGATGCTGGCAACTATTCCGGCGGGCATCGGCTTCATCACGATCGCGCCGCAGGTCTTTACGCTGCTGCACCTGGCCGACAAGTACCCGGCGGCGCCGCGCGTCGCGCAGGTGGTGGCGTTGTTCCTGTTCGCCGAGGCGATCACCGTCGTGCCGCACGTGATGCTGATGGTTTATGAGCGCTACCGTGTGGTGGCGCTATCGCGGCTGCTGGCAGTGGCCAGCGCGCCGTTGATCGCGCTGGCGGCGCTGAGTGGCTCGCCGGTGCTGACCGCGCTGATTCTGGGTCTGGCGCGCTTTGTGAGCCGCGCCGTGCTGACGCCCTATGTCTGTCGGCGCTTTCGGGTGCGCTTCCCGTGGCGCTTCGCGCTGCGGCTGCTGGCGCCGTCGCTGGCCTTTATGCTCGCGCTCAGCCTGTTGCAGGGCTGGCTGCCGGTGCTGGCGACACAACCGCTCTGGCGCAATCTGCTGCACCTGGCGCTGCTGGTGCTGGCGGGCGTGCTGATCTTTGCTGTCGGCTTCAAGGCGCTGGGCGGGCTGGAGCACGAGGATCGCGCGCGGCTGGCGAGCATGCGCCTGCCGCTGCGGGGACTGTTGCTCAAATATCTGTGA